One genomic window of Miscanthus floridulus cultivar M001 unplaced genomic scaffold, ASM1932011v1 fs_795_1_2, whole genome shotgun sequence includes the following:
- the LOC136533163 gene encoding probable beta-D-xylosidase 7, producing MEGGRARFSLHVAAAAAALVVVLLQLHGGAASEPPYTCGAGAPPNIPFCDAGLPIDRRVDDLVSRMTVAEKISQLGDQSPAIPRLGVPAYKWWSEALHGVANAGRGIHLDGPLRAATSFPQVILTAASFNPHLWYRIGQVIGVEARAVYNNGQAEGLTFWAPNINVFRDPRWGRGQETPGEDPTMTGKYAAVFVRGVQGYGLAGAVNSTDLEASACCKHFTAYDLENWHGITRYVFDAKVTAQDLEDTYNPPFKSCVEDGHASGIMCSYNRVNGVPTCADYNLLSKTARQSWGFYGYITSDCDAVSIIHDAQGYAKTAEDAVADVLKAGMDVNCGGYVQDHGASALQQGKITEQDIDRALHNLFTVRMRLGLFNGDPRRNRYGNIGPDQVCTQEHQDLALEAAQDGIVLLKNDGGALPLSKSGVASLAVIGFNANNATRLLGNYFGPPCVTVTPLQVLQGYVKDTSFVAGCNSGACNVTTIPEAVQAASSADYVVLFMGLDQDQEREEVDRLDLTLPGQQQTLIESVANAAKKPVVLVLLCGGPVDVSFAKTNPKIGAILWAGYPGEAGGIAIAQVLFGEHNPGGRLPVTWYPQDFTRVPMTDMRMRADPPTGYPGRTYRFYRGPTVFNFGYGLSYSKYSHRFVTKPPPMSNVAGLKALETTAGGMATYDVEAIGTEMCDRLKFPTVVRVQNHGPMDGKHPVLVFLRWPNATDGSGRPARQLIGFQSLHLRAMQTAHVEFEVSPCKHFSRATEDGRKVIDQGSHFVMVGEDEFDMSFMA from the exons ATGGAAGGAGGCCGCGCGCGCTTCTCCCTccacgtcgccgccgccgccgccgcgctggtGGTGGTCTTGCTGCAgctgcatggcggcgcggcgtcCGAGCCGCCCTACACCTGCGGCGCCGGCGCGCCGCCCAACATCCCGTTCTGCGACGCCGGGCTGCCCATCGACCGGCGCGTCGACGACCTCGTCTCGCGGATGACGGTGGCGGAGAAGATCTCGCAGCTCGGGGACCAGTCCCCGGCCATCCCGCGGCTCGGCGTGCCGGCGTACAAGTGGTGGTCCGAGGCGCTGCACGGGGTCGCTAACGCGGGCCGCGGCATCCACCTCGACGGCCCGCTCCGCGCCGCCACCAGCTTCCCGCAGGTCATCCTCACCGCCGCGTCCTTCAACCCGCACCTCTGGTACCGCATCGGCCAG GTGATCGGCGTTGAGGCGAGGGCAGTGTACAACAACGGGCAGGCGGAGGGGCTCACCTTCTGGGCGCCCAACATCAACGTGTTCCGGGACCCGCGGTGGGGCCGCGGGCAGGAGACCCCCGGCGAGGACCCGACGATGACCGGCAAGTACGCCGCCGTCTTCGTCCGCGGCGTGCAGGGCTACGGCCTCGCCGGCGCCGTCAACTCCACGGACCTCGAGGCCTCCGCCTGCTGCAAGCACTTCACCGCCTACGACCTCGAGAACTGGCACGGCATCACACGATACGTCTTCGACGCCAAG GTGACGGCACAGGATCTGGAGGACACGTACAACCCTCCATTCAAGAGCTGCGTGGAGGACGGCCACGCCAGCGGCATCATGTGCTCCTACAACCGCGTCAATGGCGTGCCGACGTGCGCCGACTACAACCTGCTCTCCAAGACCGCGAGGCAGAGCTGGGGGTTTTACGG GTATATCACCTCAGACTGCGACGCTGTGTCCATCATCCATGATGCGCAAGGGTATGCCAAGACGGCAGAAGATGCAGTTGCAGATGTGCTCAAAGCTG GAATGGACGTGAACTGCGGCGGCTACGTGCAGGACCACGGCGCGTCTGCGCTCCAGCAAGGGAAGATCACGGAGCAGGACATCGACAGAGCCCTGCACAACCTGTTCACCGTCAGGATGAGGCTGGGGCTCTTCAATGGCGACCCCAGGCGGAACCGGTACGGCAACATCGGGCCCGACCAGGTGTGCACGCAGGAGCACCAGGACCTCGCCCTGGAAGCGGCGCAGGACGGCATCGTCCTGCTCAAgaacgacggcggcgcgctcccgCTGTCCAAGTCCGGAGTCGCGTCCCTCGCCGTGATCGGGTTCAACGCGAACAACGCCACCAGGCTGCTCGGCAACTACTTCGGCCCGCCGTGCGTGACGGTGACGCCGCTCCAGGTGCTGCAGGGCTACGTGAAGGATACGAGCTTCGTCGCCGGCTGCAACTCGGGCGCCTGCAACGTCACGACCATCCCCGAGGCGGTCCAGGCGGCGAGCTCTGCGGACTACGTCGTCCTGTTCATGGGGCTGGATCAGGATCAGGAGAGGGAGGAGGTTGACCGGCTGGACCTGACGCTCCCGGGACAGCAGCAGACCCTCATCGAGAGCGTCGCGAACGCCGCGAAGAAGCCGGTGGTCCTCGTGCTGCTTTGTGGCGGGCCCGTGGATGTGAGCTTCGCCAAGACGAACCCCAAGATTGGGGCCATCCTGTGGGCTGGCTACCCTGGCGAGGCCGGCGGCATTGCCATCGCACAGGTCCTCTTCGGAGAGCACAACCCCG GTGGAAGGCTGCCCGTGACGTGGTATCCCCAGGATTTCACGAGAGTTCCCATGACGGACATGCGGATGCGCGCCGACCCACCCACGGGCTACCCCGGCCGGACGTACCGGTTCTACCGCGGCCCGACCGTGTTCAACTTCGGCTACGGCCTCAGCTACTCCAAGTACTCCCACCGCTTCGTCACGAAGCCGCCTCCCATGAGCAACGTCGCCGGCCTGAAGGCGCTGGAGACGACGGCGGGCGGCATGGCGACCTACGACGTGGAGGCGATCGGGACGGAGATGTGCGACCGGCTCAAGTTCCCGACGGTGGTGCGGGTGCAGAACCACGGGCCCATGGACGGGAAGCACCCGGTGCTGGTGTTCCTGCGCTGGCCCAACGCGACCGACGGCAGCGGCCGGCCGGCCAGACAGCTGATCGGGTTCCAGAGCCTGCACCTGAGGGCGATGCAGACGGCGCACGTGGAGTTCGAGGTGAGCCCCTGCAAGCACTTCAGCCGGGCGACGGAGGACGGCAGGAAGGTGATCGATCAGGGCTCGCACTTCGTGATGGTCGGCGAGGATGAGTTTGACATGAGCTTCATGGCATGA